A single genomic interval of Candidatus Obscuribacterales bacterium harbors:
- a CDS encoding 2OG-Fe(II) oxygenase: MAAHQLTRLGDEIFLVEGLLDPSLCQHLIQIAETCEFQAAGILIESVDNEVRSNDMLKLGQSNPLGDSTNQLIMMRLAIAQGLLFESYGVRFPYAEPCTILRYREGQFYKRHVDNLLLSSRFQEVEQGIPTRDISVVGYLNDGFEGGETYFDRQGVTVQPQAGAVLLFPAYFTHPHASLPVRKGQKYAFTSWLFH, translated from the coding sequence ATGGCGGCGCATCAGCTTACCCGCTTGGGCGATGAAATTTTCTTGGTGGAGGGATTGTTAGATCCCAGCCTGTGTCAGCATTTGATCCAAATTGCCGAAACCTGTGAGTTTCAAGCAGCGGGCATTTTGATCGAGAGTGTTGACAATGAGGTGCGCAGCAATGACATGCTGAAGCTCGGCCAGTCGAACCCCCTTGGTGACTCTACCAATCAACTGATTATGATGCGGCTGGCGATCGCCCAAGGGTTGCTGTTTGAGTCTTACGGCGTGCGGTTTCCCTATGCCGAACCCTGTACTATTCTGCGCTATCGGGAAGGGCAGTTCTACAAGCGCCATGTGGATAATCTGCTGTTGTCGAGCCGCTTTCAGGAAGTGGAGCAGGGCATTCCCACTCGGGATATTAGCGTGGTGGGCTATCTCAATGATGGCTTTGAGGGCGGCGAAACCTATTTCGATCGCCAAGGCGTGACGGTGCAGCCCCAGGCGGGAGCTGTGCTGCTCTTTCCCGCCTATTTCACCCATCCCCATGCCTCTCTGCCTGTGCGTAAGGGTCAAAAATATGCCTTCACCAGTTGGCTGTTTCATTAG
- the glmS gene encoding glutamine--fructose-6-phosphate transaminase (isomerizing), with protein sequence MCGIVGYIGTQAASQILLEGLKKLEYRGYDSAGIATVFEGEIHCVRAKGKLLNLQEKLAGLENPARVGIGHTRWATHGKPEEYNAHPHMDTAYRIAVVQNGIVENYRDLRDELKAKGHEFRSDTDTEVIPHLIAECMKNPAPVGRSLSQQSPFLEAIKQAVNRLHGAFALAVVSADYPDELVAVRQQAPLAIGFGQGEFFCASDTPALVAHTRAVLVLENGEMARLTPLGAEVYNFQGDRLKKFPRTLNWNPIMVEKQGFKHFMLKEIYEQPGVVRSSLEAYLTPDWTADQGDRSPVQLGLDDSLYDHLNAIQIVACGTSWHASLVGKYLLEQLAGIPTQVYYASEFRYAPPPLTPHTLTIGVTQSGETADTLSALDMELKRRQALNPSDRPPILGITNRTDSTLATLANYVLDTRAGIEIGVAATKTFTAQLVAFYMLALDLAYRRRTASLERLEAIATGLRQLPSEMELILESQERYIEELAHDFAETQDFIFLGRGINFPIALEGALKLKEISYIHAEGYPAGEMKHGPIALLDAKVPVVAIAMPGDIYEKVLSNAQEAKARDARLIGVTPMNDQEAQEVFDNILPVPAVEELLSPILTVIPLQFLAYHIAARRGLDVDQPRNLAKSVTVE encoded by the coding sequence ATGTGTGGAATCGTTGGATATATTGGCACCCAAGCCGCTAGCCAGATTTTGCTAGAAGGGCTGAAGAAATTAGAGTATCGCGGCTACGATTCGGCGGGTATTGCCACCGTCTTTGAAGGCGAAATTCACTGCGTTCGCGCCAAGGGTAAACTCCTCAATCTGCAAGAAAAACTGGCGGGTCTAGAAAATCCGGCGCGGGTGGGCATTGGTCACACTCGCTGGGCCACCCATGGCAAGCCGGAGGAATATAACGCCCATCCCCATATGGATACGGCCTATCGGATCGCGGTTGTTCAAAACGGCATCGTGGAAAACTATCGCGACCTGCGGGACGAACTCAAGGCGAAGGGGCACGAATTTCGCTCCGATACCGATACGGAAGTGATTCCCCATTTGATTGCCGAATGCATGAAAAATCCGGCACCGGTAGGGCGATCGCTTTCCCAGCAATCGCCATTCCTAGAGGCGATCAAGCAAGCGGTGAACCGTCTCCATGGAGCCTTTGCCCTAGCGGTGGTCTCTGCTGATTATCCTGATGAACTTGTGGCCGTGCGGCAGCAGGCTCCCTTGGCTATTGGCTTTGGGCAGGGCGAGTTTTTCTGCGCTTCAGACACGCCAGCCCTAGTCGCCCATACCCGAGCAGTCTTGGTGTTGGAAAATGGCGAAATGGCTCGTCTGACACCCCTTGGAGCTGAGGTGTATAACTTCCAGGGCGATCGCCTCAAGAAGTTTCCCCGCACCCTCAACTGGAACCCGATCATGGTGGAGAAGCAGGGGTTCAAACACTTCATGCTCAAGGAGATCTATGAGCAACCGGGCGTGGTGCGTTCTAGCCTAGAAGCCTATCTCACGCCAGACTGGACAGCCGACCAGGGCGATCGCTCTCCGGTGCAGCTTGGCCTAGACGATTCGCTGTATGACCATCTCAATGCGATTCAGATCGTGGCTTGTGGTACCAGTTGGCACGCCAGCTTGGTGGGCAAATACCTGCTGGAGCAGTTGGCGGGCATTCCCACCCAGGTGTATTACGCCTCGGAATTTCGCTATGCGCCGCCGCCGCTTACTCCCCACACGTTAACCATTGGCGTCACCCAATCGGGGGAAACCGCTGACACTCTCTCTGCGTTGGATATGGAGCTGAAGCGGCGGCAAGCGCTCAATCCTAGCGATCGCCCTCCCATTTTGGGGATCACCAACCGTACCGATAGCACCTTAGCCACCCTGGCCAACTATGTGCTAGACACCCGCGCCGGGATTGAAATTGGCGTAGCGGCGACCAAAACCTTCACCGCCCAACTGGTTGCCTTTTACATGCTGGCGCTGGATTTAGCCTACCGCCGTCGCACCGCCTCCCTAGAGCGTCTAGAAGCGATCGCCACGGGGTTACGGCAACTGCCATCGGAGATGGAGCTGATTCTGGAAAGCCAGGAGCGCTACATTGAAGAGCTAGCCCATGATTTTGCCGAAACTCAGGACTTTATTTTCCTAGGCCGGGGCATCAACTTCCCTATTGCCCTAGAGGGGGCGCTCAAACTCAAGGAAATCAGCTATATCCATGCTGAGGGCTATCCGGCTGGTGAAATGAAGCATGGCCCCATCGCCCTGCTGGATGCCAAGGTGCCGGTGGTGGCGATCGCTATGCCGGGGGATATCTACGAGAAAGTGTTGTCCAATGCCCAGGAGGCTAAAGCTCGGGATGCTCGGCTGATTGGCGTGACGCCGATGAATGATCAGGAAGCTCAAGAGGTGTTTGACAATATCTTGCCTGTGCCAGCGGTGGAAGAACTGCTGTCTCCCATCTTGACAGTGATTCCGCTTCAGTTTTTGGCTTATCACATTGCGGCGCGGCGGGGTCTGGATGTGGATCAGCCCCGAAACTTGGCGAAGAGTGTCACGGTGGAATAG